CTGGAGGAGCGACGTGACGTAATCGAAGTACTGGACGTACAGCGGCTGATCCGGTTGGACGTTCTGGTAGTTCTCGATGAGGGCGTTGATTCGTGAGGCCGAGTACCCCTGCCGGCTCAGCTCCGCGCGGAGCTGTACCAGCGGCCCGCCGGGGAGCAGCCGGATCATGCCGAAGGTGAGCGTGATGACGAGCCATACCGTCACGATGGCCCGCAGCGTGCGTTCTACGTAGTAGTTCATGGGTCAGGTGGTGTGTGTTGGGTTCGTGTCCTCGATCGACGACACCCGTTCGGGTGCCGAACTCGACGTACGGTCCGGTGTGGGTCGTTCCATGACCATGTGTAACGCGATACAGCTAATCCGCAATATGGATTGTGGTCGGTTGCCGGTACCGGCTCAGTTGCCAGCGTACTGCATCTCGCCCTGCCGGGGGAGCCACGTGTTGGCCCACCGAACCTGCGAGACTTCGGCACCCTCCTCGGGAATGTTCCACTCGCTACCGCCGGTGAGGAACGTCTGTTCGAGCTTCTCCATCACCGGGATCATCGGCAGGTCCTGGTTGGCGACCCACGCCTGCTCGACAGTGATCTCGTCGATCGTGGACTCCTCGGTGGCCTGTGAGAGCTCGCCGATCCGGTCGGCCGGATTGACCGTCATCTCGCCCGAACCGCCCCGCGCGGGGACGGTGATGTCCGCGTTCGAGCCACCCCGTTCCTGATTGGCGGCCGGGTAGTTGTAGCCGTAGCCGCGGTCGTTGAACACCAGCTGATGGCGCAGCGAGAAGTAGGGGTACGCCCCGGACGGCGCGCCGTCGAGCCAGCCGCCCGCAGTGAGCACGAAGTCGCCGTTCGGCCACGTGCTCCCGAGCAGCGTGCCGAACTGGCGTGCGTCGATGGCGCTCTCGAAGCCGAAGGAGGTGAGCTGGTCGGCGACGGTCTGGGCGGCAGTGTTCCAGTCGCTCCACCCCGCCGGCACCATGACCGGAAGGCTGACCGTGTTGCCCTCGGAGTCCTGCCACGTCCCGCCCGATTTCGAGTAGCCGGCCTCCTCGAGAACCTGCGTGGCCTTGTCTGTCTGGGAACTGTCCATCCCGTAGCTCTCGAAGTCGTCCATCGCGTCACCGAGATACTGTTCGAGGGTGTCGGGCGTAATTCCGGTCGGGATCGGCGTCGCCTGCTTCGAGGGTTTCGAGACGTTGTTGACGACCTGCTGTCGATTGATGACGTGCTGGATCGCCTGGCGCACGGCACGGTCGCCGGCGTGCTGGTGGTCGTGGTTCGGAACCAGGCCGAAGCCGAACGCCGCCGGCGTCTGGACCTGCTGGATCGCGTCGGGCATCTGATCCACGATCCGCGGCGGGGTGAACAGGGAGAACACCGAGTCGATCTGCTGGTTGATCAGCGCCTGCTGGGCCGCCTGGTTCCCATCGAGGAACCGACAGGCGTACTCGCTGAAATTGACGTTGCCCGAGTCCGGGTGATCGTCGCGCCGTTCGAGGAGTATCTGCTGCTGACTGGTGCCACCGAGCGACCACGGGCCGCTGGCGATCGGCTCGGTCCACGAGAACTCCTGGAGACTCCGGAGTCCCTCCTCTTCGTTCTGATCGATCTGATCGAGGAACTTGCCGAAGACGCTTTCGGGCTGGTTGACCCAGTTCCCGCTCAGCACCTGAAACTGCACGATTTGCTGGTTGACCTCCGAGCTGAAGTTCATCCTGACGGTGCTGTCGTCGACCGACTCGATGGATTCGGTGTAGTCCGCGAACCCGAGACCGAGACTCAATCCGAGTCGGAGCTGGGTGACGATGTCGGCCGACGTCACGTCGTCGCCGTTCGACCATGTGAGACCGTCGCGGATCGTCATCTCGAACGTGTCGCCGCCGTAGTTCCACTCCGAGATGGCGTACGGCACGAACTCGCTCCGTGCGAAGTTGTACTTGGCGAAGTGATCGAACAGCAGATCGTCCGAGATCTGGGCGAGACCCGACGTGTTGCTGGAGTTCCACTGGATGTTCGACGGCTGTTGGTTGGTGTAGGTGAGATGCTGTGCGTCGTACACCTGACCACTACCACCACCGCTCTCGTTGCCACCGTCGCCGCCGTCAGTGCTTTCGGTACCGTTGCCACCGCTGCCGCCTTCGGTCCCAGTATCGCCGCCGCTACCGCCTTCGGTCCCCGCACCACCGCCCCCGCTATCGTTGTTGCTTCCGCCGCCGCCCGAACAGCCCGCGAGTGCGGCGGCACCGGAGATGCCGGTGATCTCGATGAACCGGCGTCGGCTCACTACGTCGCTGTAACTATTGGCGTCGTCTGCCATGGTCCACTCACACTCCTGGCACGATTCGGCATAAGTGTTGTGGTAAAACATGTTCTATACCCCCGAGTGGACCCGAAGAGCGTCTTCCCGCCCGGGAATCCGTCGGCGTTCGAGAACCGGGTTCGACACGGAGGGCGGTGGCGCACACGTCGAGCACCGGAAACGGAGCCACGACCACGAACCGGGAGCGCCCCGGTCGCGTCTCAGCCGGCGCTCAGCGTAACGTACCCGTCGAAATCGAGCACGATCCGCTGGGCGACGTCGCCGAACAGTGCCTTGCCAGCGGGCGAGCGACGACGACCGAGGACGAAGACGTGATCACAGTCGCGGTCGGCTGCGGTATCGAGGACGGCGGTGTCGATGTCGTCCTCGTCGGTCGCCCTGGCGACGGTCTCGACATCGATACCCGTCGGCAGGACCTCGCGCCCCATCTCCCGGAGGTCGTTCGCGGCGGCGTCGAGGACCGCCCGACTGTCGTAGCTGACGTTCTCGACCGAGCCGATCGACGCGAGCGTCTCGGCGTCGGCCTCGTACTCCGCCTCGGTCATCACCCGCAGGAGCACGAGTTCGGCGTCGGCCCCGCTCGCGTGCTCCCCGGCCTCCCGAAGGAGATCGCGGTGTGCGTCGGTTCGTTCGGCGACCACCAGGCCACGTTCCATGTGTCACCCACTCCCGATACACCCTCATAAAGCCACCGGGGCGGCTCGAAACACCGGACCTGCGGCGGACGGACGACAGGAAGTGCGTCGCCATCGTCGACTGGATGACCTGGAACATCTCGTCGATCCTCGCGGCGAACGCCGAGTTCGATGGGCCAGGCGAAGGCCACGTCGTCGAAAGCGACACGTACCGCGTCACGGTGGACGATTCCGTGTCGTCGTTCGGGACGGTTCCGGACGGAGCATGACGTCAATAATGTTAACGCTTCTGAGTGAAAGACGTTATAAGTAAAGACTCAGCGTCTCGTACTGCGTTCGTGGTCGTGATCGTCACTTTGAACTTGGAGAACGAAATACAATATATTTTTTGCTCGAACCGATGGCAACGGTCGGAGGGGGCACATAGATCTCTTCTCTGTCTTTCTGGCCCGAACGTGCGTTGTTCTGTAGCTGCGTAGTTCGGTCTATTGGTTCGATCCGATCTAATCTATTTTGTCGATCTTCTATATGATGCTAGTCGCCGATGGCATTCGTTCGTGGTCGAAATTACGGGCCGAATGTGGTTGAAGGCGAATTTCAGGCACTCTCCGCCGAATACGGAGCCGAGATCGGAGACGAGTTTCCAGTTCTGATCGGCGGTACGGCCGACTCCACTGCAGAGGAGCGAAGCTGTCGCGGTCACCGAACGACCGGTGGTTTCCTCCCGGTCACCGCGCCAGGCCACGAAGGGAATCGCTTAACCGCGCGCACGGGGCAGGGAGCGTATGGACCACGCGGAGCGAAAGCGGCTCGTGGCGCGGAACACGGCCGAGGTCGTCACCGACGAGGAGCTCGACGGACTGCTGGCCGACGACGATCCGACCGTGTACATCGGCTACGCGCCGACCGGCGAGATGCATATCGGTCACTTCACCACGATCCGCAAGCTCGCCGACTTCCTCCGCGCCGATCTCGACGTCACGGTGCTGATCGCGGATCTCCACGCCCACCTCGACGACGAGAAGAGCCCGTTCGACCTGCTCGACGCGCGCTCCGCGTACTACCGCGAGGCGATCGAAGGGATGGTCGAGGCGGCCGGGGCCGATCCCGACGACATCGAATTCGTGCGCGGGCGCGAATTCGAACTCGATGCCGACTACTCGCTCGACCTCCTCCGGATGGCGGCCGACACCACGATCTCGCGGGTCCAGCGCGCCGGCAGCGAGGTGGTGCGTCAGGCGGAGAACCCCAACCTCGGCGGGTTGCTCTACCCGCTGATGCAGACCTTAGACGTCGACGCACTCGACGCCGACATCGCGTACGGTGGGATCGACCAGCGCGGCATCTACATGCTCAGCCGCGAACTGTTCGACGACCGCGACGAGGACCCGCCGGTCTGTGTGTTCGCTCCCCTCCTGTCGGGCCTTGCGGGTGGGAAGATGAGCGCCTCCGACGAGGGGTCGAAGGTCAACCTCACCGACGACTCCGATACCGTGGCCGAGAAGCTCCAGGGCGCGTACTGCCCGCAGAGCGAGGTCGAGGACAACGGCGTGCTCGAATACGTCGAGTACCTCGTCTTTCCGATTCTCGATCAACGCGGCGAGGTCTTCCGCATCGAGCGCCCCGAGGAGTACGGCGGCGATCTCGTCTACGAGGGCTACGACGACCTCGAAGCGGACTTCGTGAGCGGGGAACTCCACCCCCAGGACCTCAAAAACGCCGCTGCCGAATCCATCTCATCGGCGATCGATCCGATTCGCCAGCGGTTCGCCGACCGGTCCGAGCTGCTGGCCGAGGCGTACCCCGAGAAGTACGACTGATTGGCGCGGCGGTTGCGGTGCGGCAGCGGGTGGCCGCGGTGCGGCGGTTGCAATGCGGTGGCGTGGCGGTCGCAGTTCCTGGCGGATGAAGGGCGAGGCGCGCGAGCGGAGCGAGCAGCGAACGGAGTGAGCGCGCGCCGAGGGCTTCGGCGGTGCTGTGCGGCTGTGGGAAACGGTTGCATCCGCGCGAGCGCAGCGAGCGCGGTTCACCACGAACGAGCGCGAAGCGCGAGTGAGTGGCCGTTTTTGATCCACATTTTTGCGAGGACCCTGAGCGAACGAAGTGAGCGAATGGGGACGAAGTAAAAAGGTGGGTGTTAGAGCCAGTCGTCGGCCCACGCCTCGATCTCGTCGAAGACGGGACAGAGCGCCTCGCCCTTTCCGGTGAGTCGGTAGTACGTGGCGATCGGGGCGTCCTCCTCGATCCGGCGGCTCACGAGGTCCGCCGCCTGGAGGTCGTCGAGCACGCGTGAGAGGGTGCGCGAACTCGCGTCGGTCGAGCGTTTGAGTTCGTTGAACCGCTTCTCACCGTCCTGAAGGTCGTGGAGCACCACTAAGCGCCACTGCGATCCGATCTGGTCGAGCGAGTCCACGACGGCGCAGGCCTCCTCGCCGTGGCGTGGTTGCTGGGATGACATCGGTGATACCCGCTTACACACGTGTCCGCGAGCGAATATAGGTTCGGGTTCGAAGTAGGTAACGTCGTGATACTGGCTCGTTGATCGGTTCACACCGATACCCTCCGAATGCGGTTGTATCGCTGCGTCGCTCGATTCACCGATAGCATCGATGTCACCCCGTTACGTCCGTGACCGGGAAGGGATATACGTCCCCGTGGCGTACCCGGTATCGAAGTGATACCGACCACTACTCGCCCACGACGGATCGCGAATCGATCGCCGGCTCACGGGACGGTGAGCGCCTGATGGGACGACTCTCGACGCTCGGGCGCGCGCTGTTCGGCGGCGTGCTCGCGTTCACCGCGATCGACAACCTTCGGGACATCGAAGGGAACGCTGCGTACGCCGAGTCGAACGGTGTTCCCAAAGCCGACCGACTCGTGCCCCTTTCGAGCGGCATGCTCCTCGCCGGGAGCCTCGGAGTCATTCTCGGCCGTCTCCCACGGCTGTCCGCCGGTGCGATCGCGGCCTTCCTCGTC
This portion of the Halococcus agarilyticus genome encodes:
- a CDS encoding ABC transporter substrate-binding protein, encoding MADDANSYSDVVSRRRFIEITGISGAAALAGCSGGGGSNNDSGGGGAGTEGGSGGDTGTEGGSGGNGTESTDGGDGGNESGGGSGQVYDAQHLTYTNQQPSNIQWNSSNTSGLAQISDDLLFDHFAKYNFARSEFVPYAISEWNYGGDTFEMTIRDGLTWSNGDDVTSADIVTQLRLGLSLGLGFADYTESIESVDDSTVRMNFSSEVNQQIVQFQVLSGNWVNQPESVFGKFLDQIDQNEEEGLRSLQEFSWTEPIASGPWSLGGTSQQQILLERRDDHPDSGNVNFSEYACRFLDGNQAAQQALINQQIDSVFSLFTPPRIVDQMPDAIQQVQTPAAFGFGLVPNHDHQHAGDRAVRQAIQHVINRQQVVNNVSKPSKQATPIPTGITPDTLEQYLGDAMDDFESYGMDSSQTDKATQVLEEAGYSKSGGTWQDSEGNTVSLPVMVPAGWSDWNTAAQTVADQLTSFGFESAIDARQFGTLLGSTWPNGDFVLTAGGWLDGAPSGAYPYFSLRHQLVFNDRGYGYNYPAANQERGGSNADITVPARGGSGEMTVNPADRIGELSQATEESTIDEITVEQAWVANQDLPMIPVMEKLEQTFLTGGSEWNIPEEGAEVSQVRWANTWLPRQGEMQYAGN
- a CDS encoding DoxX family protein, whose translation is MGRLSTLGRALFGGVLAFTAIDNLRDIEGNAAYAESNGVPKADRLVPLSSGMLLAGSLGVILGRLPRLSAGAIAAFLVGVTPTMHDFWNREEAEREQQVIHFLKNTALLGGALFFLARGPADE
- a CDS encoding tyrosine--tRNA ligase, translated to MDHAERKRLVARNTAEVVTDEELDGLLADDDPTVYIGYAPTGEMHIGHFTTIRKLADFLRADLDVTVLIADLHAHLDDEKSPFDLLDARSAYYREAIEGMVEAAGADPDDIEFVRGREFELDADYSLDLLRMAADTTISRVQRAGSEVVRQAENPNLGGLLYPLMQTLDVDALDADIAYGGIDQRGIYMLSRELFDDRDEDPPVCVFAPLLSGLAGGKMSASDEGSKVNLTDDSDTVAEKLQGAYCPQSEVEDNGVLEYVEYLVFPILDQRGEVFRIERPEEYGGDLVYEGYDDLEADFVSGELHPQDLKNAAAESISSAIDPIRQRFADRSELLAEAYPEKYD
- a CDS encoding universal stress protein → MERGLVVAERTDAHRDLLREAGEHASGADAELVLLRVMTEAEYEADAETLASIGSVENVSYDSRAVLDAAANDLREMGREVLPTGIDVETVARATDEDDIDTAVLDTAADRDCDHVFVLGRRRSPAGKALFGDVAQRIVLDFDGYVTLSAG
- a CDS encoding winged helix-turn-helix transcriptional regulator gives rise to the protein MSSQQPRHGEEACAVVDSLDQIGSQWRLVVLHDLQDGEKRFNELKRSTDASSRTLSRVLDDLQAADLVSRRIEEDAPIATYYRLTGKGEALCPVFDEIEAWADDWL